In Brevibacillus brevis, a genomic segment contains:
- a CDS encoding stalk domain-containing protein has protein sequence MNRCLHKNSNRLWPGVLGVFLLCLVLGATGAGTREAVAAEPGPVISLVIDGKGVATDVQPLRQNGRMLVPIRFIAETTGAKVEYEASAKQVTVTQKGKRIVLLIDSQIAFVDGKRVSLDVSARIVNGRTLVPIRFVSESLGYLVAWDNQSGVAHIQTKPVEDRAAVVQEASNPYVVQSGDTLSGIANRHDTTVQELKQNNYLSSDQLVAQQLLFLPKGAKAAEHPLSKEVGDSRMLTNRYYFPFSDASWYEPYGDSYGSDREWTESNDGSVRNHEGIDIMAPKGTPVYSVSNGTINRIGWNTYGGWRINITDENGRYRMYYAHLSAYVPGLQVGSVIKAGQLIGFVGDTGYGGMGTVGMFEPHLHFGLYLNNNGNATDPYYYLRYWEQNKVENPFS, from the coding sequence ATGAACCGCTGTTTACATAAAAACAGCAATCGTCTGTGGCCAGGTGTTCTAGGCGTTTTTTTGTTGTGCCTGGTGCTGGGTGCCACAGGCGCAGGGACAAGGGAGGCGGTTGCAGCAGAGCCCGGTCCCGTCATTTCACTTGTGATTGATGGGAAGGGAGTCGCCACTGACGTACAACCTTTGCGGCAAAATGGCCGGATGCTTGTCCCGATCCGCTTCATTGCGGAGACAACGGGAGCGAAGGTGGAGTATGAAGCGTCGGCCAAGCAGGTGACCGTCACCCAAAAAGGGAAACGCATTGTCTTGCTCATAGACAGCCAAATAGCCTTTGTAGATGGCAAACGCGTCTCTTTGGATGTGTCTGCACGTATTGTAAATGGACGGACGCTTGTGCCCATTCGTTTTGTCAGCGAATCATTGGGATACCTTGTCGCATGGGACAACCAGTCTGGTGTGGCGCACATTCAGACCAAACCGGTGGAAGACCGGGCGGCTGTGGTTCAGGAAGCATCCAACCCGTATGTTGTACAGTCAGGTGACACATTGAGCGGAATTGCGAATCGACACGACACGACTGTCCAGGAGCTGAAGCAGAACAACTACCTGTCGTCGGACCAGCTGGTTGCCCAGCAATTGCTGTTTCTGCCGAAGGGAGCAAAGGCGGCAGAGCATCCTCTTTCCAAAGAGGTTGGCGACAGCCGGATGCTGACAAACAGGTACTACTTTCCTTTTTCCGATGCGAGCTGGTACGAGCCATACGGCGATAGCTACGGCTCTGACCGCGAATGGACCGAAAGCAACGACGGATCCGTCCGCAACCATGAGGGAATCGATATCATGGCACCAAAAGGCACGCCTGTCTACTCGGTGTCGAATGGAACTATCAACCGGATCGGCTGGAATACGTACGGCGGCTGGAGGATCAACATCACGGATGAGAACGGGCGTTACCGGATGTATTACGCCCATTTGAGCGCTTACGTGCCCGGTCTGCAAGTCGGTTCTGTGATTAAAGCTGGACAATTGATCGGATTTGTCGGTGATACGGGCTATGGCGGCATGGGGACCGTCGGCATGTTCGAGCCTCATCTTCATTTCGGGCTCTACTTGAACAACAACGGAAATGCTACCGATCCGTATTACTACTTGCGCTATTGGGAACAAAACAAGGTGGAAAATCCTTTCTCCTAA
- a CDS encoding ABC transporter permease, whose product MDWGLIISNLVHDTIVFSTALIFASLGGLYSERSGVVNIALEGMMIIGAFTGAVITYAFQDSFAAGAPWLGFLAAGIAGAIFALPHAVASITFKADQTVSGVALNFLAAGLSVYLTKIIFNGAGQTTTLTSVFSKWSIPGLHDIPFLGHAIFEAYPTSYLAFIMVFLTWYLIFKTPFGLRLRAVGEHPRAADTVGINVKKMRYLAVTISGVLAAWGGATISLTTTSNFSHNTVSGQGFIAIAALIFGKWHPAGAMGAALFFGVAQSIKSLVQIFGLTKYVPTEFIYMLPYILTVLVMAGFVGRSNAPAALGKPYETGSR is encoded by the coding sequence ATGGATTGGGGATTAATCATAAGCAACCTCGTTCATGATACCATCGTGTTTTCCACTGCCTTGATCTTTGCGTCATTGGGTGGACTTTATTCGGAGCGTTCCGGGGTCGTGAACATCGCACTGGAAGGCATGATGATCATCGGCGCATTTACGGGAGCCGTCATCACGTACGCGTTTCAAGATTCATTCGCAGCGGGTGCGCCGTGGCTCGGTTTCCTCGCTGCCGGCATTGCGGGTGCGATCTTCGCCTTGCCGCATGCAGTGGCGTCGATTACCTTCAAGGCCGATCAGACCGTAAGCGGGGTTGCTTTGAACTTCCTGGCAGCCGGCCTGTCTGTCTACTTGACGAAGATCATTTTCAATGGCGCAGGACAAACCACGACACTAACCAGTGTGTTCTCCAAGTGGAGCATCCCTGGATTGCATGATATTCCTTTCCTGGGACACGCCATTTTCGAGGCGTATCCGACCAGCTACCTGGCGTTTATCATGGTGTTCCTTACCTGGTATTTGATCTTTAAGACACCGTTTGGTTTGCGCCTGCGGGCAGTCGGTGAACATCCGCGTGCGGCGGATACGGTAGGGATCAATGTGAAAAAAATGCGCTATCTGGCTGTCACTATCAGTGGCGTGCTGGCGGCGTGGGGCGGAGCGACGATTTCGCTTACCACGACAAGCAACTTCTCTCACAACACGGTATCGGGACAAGGGTTTATCGCGATCGCGGCCTTGATTTTCGGTAAATGGCATCCGGCGGGTGCGATGGGAGCTGCCTTGTTCTTTGGTGTAGCCCAGTCGATCAAATCGCTGGTCCAAATTTTTGGTTTGACGAAGTACGTGCCAACCGAGTTTATCTACATGCTGCCATATATCCTGACCGTTCTCGTGATGGCAGGCTTCGTAGGGCGTTCCAACGCTCCGGCAGCACTCGGCAAACCGTACGAAACCGGTTCTCGCTAG
- a CDS encoding ABC transporter permease, with product MNRVIAVFTKESFLVPLVAIILGLLTGAIAMLAGGFNPAKAYMALIEKVFGSAYNFGETIRQITPLIFTGLAVAFAFRTGLFNIGAEGQFIAGMIASTAVGVSFDLPAYIHAPLAVIAGAIAGGLWGSIAGYLKAARGVNEVITSIMLNWVALYLGNWIMNAFYVPSGQQRSEMIHDSASITIGWLSEMFDSARLHWGTLIAVIAAIFFYVILWKTKSGFELRAVGLNPHASEYAGMNVNRNVVKAMFIGGMFAGIGGASEVLGVFHYQAIMTAQPGYGFDGIAVALIGGNTPLGVILGAILFGILTFGAAGMKFGAGVPVELIRVVIASVIFFVAAHGIVKVFIKPILKKQKEGGN from the coding sequence ATGAATAGGGTCATTGCCGTTTTTACAAAAGAGTCGTTTCTCGTCCCGCTGGTTGCGATCATCCTCGGGCTTTTGACCGGTGCGATTGCCATGCTGGCTGGCGGATTCAACCCGGCCAAAGCGTACATGGCTCTGATTGAAAAGGTATTTGGCAGTGCGTACAACTTTGGGGAGACCATTCGCCAGATCACTCCGCTCATTTTTACGGGTCTTGCCGTGGCGTTTGCTTTCCGTACTGGTCTGTTCAACATCGGTGCCGAAGGCCAATTCATCGCCGGTATGATCGCGTCTACTGCCGTTGGCGTCTCGTTTGATCTGCCAGCTTACATCCATGCGCCGCTCGCAGTAATCGCTGGCGCTATCGCCGGGGGTCTGTGGGGATCGATCGCGGGGTACTTGAAAGCGGCCCGGGGAGTAAACGAAGTCATCACGAGCATCATGCTAAACTGGGTAGCGCTCTATTTGGGCAACTGGATCATGAACGCCTTTTACGTACCGTCCGGCCAACAGCGTTCTGAAATGATTCATGACTCTGCCTCGATCACCATCGGATGGCTATCCGAGATGTTTGACAGTGCCCGTTTGCACTGGGGCACGTTGATTGCCGTGATTGCAGCTATCTTCTTTTACGTTATCCTCTGGAAAACCAAGTCCGGCTTCGAGCTGCGCGCCGTAGGTCTGAACCCGCACGCCTCCGAATACGCCGGGATGAACGTAAACCGCAACGTTGTGAAAGCGATGTTCATCGGCGGGATGTTCGCGGGGATCGGCGGTGCGAGCGAAGTATTAGGGGTATTCCACTACCAGGCTATCATGACCGCCCAGCCAGGGTACGGTTTTGACGGCATTGCCGTAGCGTTGATCGGAGGCAATACGCCGCTTGGTGTCATTCTCGGTGCGATTCTGTTCGGTATTTTGACGTTCGGTGCGGCCGGTATGAAATTCGGGGCCGGCGTTCCGGTTGAACTGATTCGCGTCGTAATCGCCTCGGTTATTTTCTTCGTGGCAGCGCACGGCATTGTGAAGGTGTTTATCAAACCAATCTTGAAGAAGCAAAAGGAAGGTGGAAACTGA
- a CDS encoding ABC transporter ATP-binding protein encodes MRGITKRFPGIIANDSITLSVKKGEIHALLGENGAGKSTLMNILFGLYQPDEGEILINETPVKITNPNKANELGIGMVHQHFMLVETFTVTENIVLGNEPKNGLKIDIRSAEKAVEQLSNQYGLKVDPRAKIQDISVGMQQRVEILKTLYRGADILIFDEPTAVLTPQEINELIEIMHNLVKEGKTIILITHKLKEIMAVCDAVTIIRRGKVIDSVLVKDTNPDDLAAKMVGREVNFRVDKKESTPKDTILSVENVTALGNRGVNALDNLSLEVRAGEILGIAGVDGNGQSELIEVLTGLRKATSGRVLLNGKEITNQSPRSISESGLSHIPEDRHKRGLVLDFTMSENMVLETYFHPTFNKNGFLDYGAIDKHAAKLIEEFDVRTPSIHTPARALSGGNQQKAIIAREVYKDPDLLIAAQPTRGLDVGAIEFIHRRLIEQRDKGKAVLLLSLELDEVINVSDRIAVIYEGHIVGIVDAKKTTEQELGLMMSGGKRMQGGGNDE; translated from the coding sequence ATGCGAGGAATTACCAAACGTTTCCCAGGGATCATCGCGAACGACAGCATCACGCTGTCCGTGAAAAAAGGGGAAATTCACGCCCTTCTCGGTGAGAACGGGGCAGGCAAGTCTACACTCATGAATATTTTGTTCGGCCTTTATCAACCGGATGAGGGCGAAATTCTGATCAATGAAACGCCGGTTAAAATTACGAACCCCAATAAAGCAAATGAGCTTGGCATTGGCATGGTGCATCAGCATTTTATGCTGGTCGAAACATTCACGGTAACAGAAAACATTGTGCTCGGAAACGAACCGAAAAACGGGTTGAAGATAGATATTCGAAGTGCGGAGAAGGCTGTGGAGCAGCTGTCCAACCAGTATGGGCTAAAAGTGGATCCACGGGCCAAGATTCAAGATATTTCAGTGGGCATGCAGCAGCGCGTTGAGATCTTGAAAACGCTGTACCGCGGAGCGGATATCCTCATTTTCGACGAGCCGACAGCGGTATTGACTCCTCAAGAGATCAACGAATTGATCGAGATCATGCACAATCTGGTCAAAGAAGGCAAGACGATCATCCTGATCACACACAAACTGAAAGAGATCATGGCGGTTTGCGATGCGGTGACGATCATCCGCCGTGGAAAGGTCATTGATTCCGTTCTCGTCAAGGACACGAACCCTGACGATTTGGCAGCGAAAATGGTCGGACGCGAAGTCAATTTCCGCGTCGACAAAAAAGAGTCGACGCCAAAGGACACCATCCTGTCGGTAGAAAACGTGACGGCGCTGGGGAACCGAGGAGTAAACGCGTTGGACAACCTCAGTCTGGAAGTTCGCGCGGGAGAAATTCTCGGGATCGCCGGAGTCGATGGCAACGGTCAAAGCGAATTGATCGAAGTGCTGACAGGACTGCGCAAAGCCACAAGCGGCCGTGTTCTTCTGAATGGCAAAGAAATCACGAATCAATCTCCGCGCAGTATCTCGGAGTCCGGTTTGTCGCACATTCCGGAAGACCGTCATAAGCGTGGCTTGGTTCTCGATTTCACCATGAGTGAAAACATGGTATTGGAAACGTATTTCCACCCGACGTTCAACAAGAACGGTTTTCTTGATTATGGCGCCATTGACAAGCACGCGGCCAAGCTCATTGAAGAGTTTGACGTGCGGACTCCTAGCATTCATACTCCTGCCCGCGCACTTTCAGGTGGGAACCAGCAAAAGGCGATCATCGCCCGTGAAGTGTACAAGGATCCGGATCTCTTGATTGCGGCGCAGCCGACACGCGGCCTGGACGTAGGGGCGATCGAGTTTATCCATCGACGTCTGATAGAACAGCGCGACAAAGGCAAAGCCGTGCTATTGCTCTCGCTGGAGCTGGACGAGGTGATCAACGTCTCTGACCGGATCGCCGTCATTTACGAAGGACATATTGTAGGCATCGTCGATGCGAAGAAGACGACGGAACAAGAATTGGGCCTGATGATGTCTGGCGGAAAACGGATGCAAGGAGGGGGAAACGATGAATAG
- a CDS encoding BMP family protein, with translation MKKVLSVLSVATLSLSLVLAGCGSKPEAQPQGQAGQGGATGGASGGAAPTVRIGMVTDVGGVNDNSFNQSAWEGLQKLQTEMNLPKENVNYLQSTSDADYVPNLTQFVKDKWDLTWGIGFLMGDHLKKVADENKDAKLAIIDAEVDAPNVESVLFKEQEGSFLAGVVAAKMTKTKKVGFVGGVEIPVIKRFELGFEAGVKAVDPSVEVFKVYTGAFDKPDAGKSTASSMYDQGADIIFHASGQTGDGVFNEAKNRKAKGQNVWVIGVDKDQSLTFGDDITLTSMVKRVDEAVVRVSKDVINGKFEGGKIVRLGLAEDGVGLASTSNKNVPEDVLKVVDEYKQKIIKGEITVPEK, from the coding sequence ATGAAGAAAGTTCTTTCCGTGCTGTCTGTGGCAACTCTCAGCCTGTCGCTCGTACTGGCAGGATGTGGTAGCAAACCAGAAGCACAACCTCAAGGCCAAGCTGGTCAAGGCGGAGCAACAGGCGGCGCATCCGGCGGCGCGGCACCAACTGTACGTATCGGTATGGTTACGGACGTTGGCGGGGTAAACGACAACTCCTTCAACCAAAGTGCTTGGGAAGGTCTGCAAAAACTGCAAACCGAAATGAATCTCCCGAAAGAAAACGTAAACTATCTGCAATCTACCAGTGATGCCGATTACGTTCCAAACTTGACCCAGTTCGTGAAAGACAAATGGGACCTGACTTGGGGTATCGGATTCCTGATGGGAGACCACCTGAAAAAAGTAGCGGACGAAAACAAAGATGCCAAACTGGCGATCATTGACGCTGAAGTGGACGCACCAAACGTAGAATCCGTTCTTTTCAAAGAGCAAGAAGGCTCTTTCCTCGCTGGTGTCGTTGCAGCGAAAATGACCAAAACGAAAAAAGTCGGTTTCGTCGGCGGCGTGGAAATCCCGGTAATCAAGCGCTTTGAATTGGGCTTTGAAGCTGGTGTGAAAGCAGTAGATCCAAGCGTCGAAGTCTTCAAAGTTTACACCGGTGCATTCGACAAGCCGGACGCAGGTAAATCGACCGCTTCCTCCATGTACGACCAAGGTGCGGACATCATTTTCCACGCATCCGGTCAAACTGGCGACGGCGTGTTCAACGAAGCGAAAAACCGCAAGGCAAAAGGCCAAAACGTTTGGGTAATCGGTGTTGACAAAGACCAATCCCTGACATTCGGCGATGACATCACCCTGACTTCCATGGTAAAACGCGTAGATGAAGCAGTTGTTCGTGTTTCCAAAGACGTGATCAACGGCAAGTTCGAAGGCGGTAAAATCGTACGTCTGGGTCTTGCTGAAGACGGTGTAGGCCTTGCTTCCACTTCCAACAAAAACGTTCCGGAAGACGTATTGAAAGTGGTTGACGAATACAAGCAAAAAATCATCAAAGGCGAAATCACTGTACCTGAAAAATAA
- a CDS encoding GntR family transcriptional regulator — protein sequence MSIKGNVRSLCLLVMDKIKGDIESGQLRPGERLPSEAELSKQLGISRATLREALRLLEEEKIVIRRHGVGTFINSKPVFSGGIGELFSVTDAIERQGYSAGTMILETSFGESADEERKRLSLNPGEGVLIVERIRTADGEPVVYCVDRIPAHLVPEGYTAVGESIFKWLESVIGLRIAYAVTDIVPMGYNEKVSNLLQCDKSTPILLLKQIHYDESERPVLYSHNYFRSDKIHFHVVRRRL from the coding sequence ATGAGCATCAAAGGGAATGTTCGATCGCTTTGTCTCTTGGTCATGGACAAGATCAAGGGGGATATCGAATCAGGTCAGCTGCGTCCGGGGGAGCGACTTCCTTCCGAAGCCGAACTTTCAAAACAGTTAGGCATCAGCAGAGCGACACTTCGAGAGGCGCTCCGTCTTTTGGAGGAAGAGAAAATTGTCATTCGCCGACACGGCGTAGGGACTTTTATCAATTCAAAACCTGTTTTTTCAGGGGGAATTGGGGAACTCTTTAGTGTGACGGATGCAATTGAGCGCCAAGGCTACTCGGCAGGCACCATGATATTGGAAACTTCCTTTGGGGAGTCCGCTGACGAGGAGCGAAAGAGGCTGTCCTTGAATCCGGGCGAAGGCGTATTGATTGTGGAACGCATTCGAACGGCGGACGGAGAGCCTGTTGTCTATTGTGTGGACCGAATTCCCGCTCACCTGGTTCCGGAAGGCTATACTGCGGTAGGAGAGTCCATCTTTAAATGGCTCGAGAGTGTGATCGGGCTGCGGATTGCCTATGCGGTTACCGACATTGTTCCAATGGGGTACAATGAAAAGGTTTCCAATCTGCTGCAATGCGACAAGTCTACTCCCATTCTCTTGCTCAAACAGATTCACTACGATGAAAGTGAAAGGCCTGTGCTTTACTCCCATAATTACTTTCGGTCAGACAAAATTCACTTTCACGTTGTGCGGAGACGGTTGTAA
- a CDS encoding DNA translocase FtsK yields the protein MSRRKRESSQAALASVVKIELLGLIIIVLSLIGLLESGWLGKNILAFLFRFIAGSWDFVIPVLLIGMAVHMMFTRKPPRLTYRVLGIVLIAVAVFTWDHLILYKQVTADGKFAEQSILRVTWDRLWLDHSQKVSTTGVGGGMLGAIVFAICNGLVGTIGTGIMIVFLFLVGIMFLFNLSYVNILMFLRDKAAHVYGRAKETVKDSVQLLQEESDKRKQEAKEAREARKAKQAAEADAAVVVPIIHDDGYSGGVGQDALAAEPVQEPTIAPVIRDFTDRIAMEEEEAAPMKTNRVGTSQSAGQEITFSLEGEEEIFGTIETDEALPAAPYELPSLHMLSRPRSTGAGKDVDHTSNANKLVQTLKSFGVNATVSEVHRGPAVTRYEVQPATGVKVSRIVSLTDDLALALAAKDIRIEAPIPGKSAIGIEVPNSEVAVVSLREVLESPQYQDAPGKLTVALGRDISGEPIVADLTKMPHLLVAGATGSGKSVCINGLIMSILFKARPDEVKLMMVDPKMVELNVYNGIPHLLAPVVTDPRRASVALKKVVAEMERRYNLFAKTGSRNIEMYNAQVEGPPLPYIVVIVDELADLMMVAPGEVEDAICRLAQMARASGIHLIIATQRPSVDVITGVIKANIPSRIAFGVSSMADSRTILDMGGAEKLLGRGDMLSLPMGASKPIRVQGAFVSDKEVEEVVRFVKEQQEARYNEEMIPGDVQDEQQPVVDDELYEQAVQIVSEAQTASASLLQRRLRVGYTRAARLIDMMEAQGVVGPYEGSKPREVRIPRPSIESNIS from the coding sequence CTGAGTAGAAGAAAAAGAGAATCGTCCCAAGCGGCATTGGCCTCGGTTGTCAAAATAGAGCTGCTCGGGCTGATCATCATCGTCCTATCATTGATCGGACTTCTGGAGAGCGGCTGGCTGGGAAAAAACATCCTGGCCTTTTTGTTCCGATTCATCGCCGGTTCCTGGGACTTTGTCATTCCCGTGCTGCTGATCGGGATGGCGGTTCACATGATGTTTACGAGAAAACCACCCCGGCTGACGTATCGGGTGCTCGGTATCGTACTCATCGCTGTAGCGGTGTTTACATGGGATCACCTGATTTTGTACAAGCAAGTCACAGCTGACGGCAAATTTGCGGAGCAAAGCATCCTTCGTGTGACGTGGGACAGGCTATGGCTCGATCACAGCCAAAAAGTTTCGACGACCGGAGTCGGCGGGGGCATGCTCGGAGCCATTGTGTTCGCGATTTGCAACGGTCTGGTGGGAACCATCGGTACCGGGATCATGATTGTCTTCTTGTTCCTTGTCGGAATCATGTTCCTGTTCAATCTTTCCTATGTGAACATTCTGATGTTCCTGCGGGATAAGGCTGCCCATGTGTACGGTAGGGCGAAGGAAACGGTAAAGGATTCCGTCCAACTTTTGCAGGAGGAGAGCGACAAACGCAAGCAGGAAGCAAAGGAAGCCAGAGAAGCGCGCAAAGCGAAGCAGGCTGCCGAAGCTGACGCGGCAGTGGTCGTGCCCATCATTCACGACGACGGATATAGCGGTGGCGTTGGACAAGATGCTCTCGCAGCGGAACCCGTGCAGGAACCGACAATCGCTCCCGTCATCCGCGATTTTACAGACCGAATTGCGATGGAAGAGGAAGAAGCGGCACCGATGAAGACGAATCGGGTTGGCACAAGCCAGTCAGCTGGACAGGAGATCACGTTTTCCCTGGAAGGAGAAGAAGAGATTTTCGGAACGATTGAGACGGATGAGGCCCTGCCGGCGGCGCCGTACGAGCTGCCGAGCCTGCACATGCTGTCCCGTCCCCGTTCGACCGGCGCGGGGAAAGACGTGGATCACACCTCCAACGCAAATAAGCTCGTCCAGACGTTAAAGAGCTTTGGGGTCAACGCGACAGTGTCAGAAGTGCATCGCGGACCTGCAGTAACCCGCTATGAAGTCCAGCCCGCCACCGGGGTGAAGGTCAGCAGGATCGTCAGTCTGACGGACGACCTGGCCTTGGCGCTCGCAGCCAAAGACATCCGCATCGAAGCACCGATTCCCGGCAAATCGGCAATCGGAATCGAGGTGCCAAATTCGGAGGTCGCGGTCGTCTCTTTGCGCGAGGTATTGGAGTCACCTCAATACCAGGATGCACCCGGCAAGCTGACCGTCGCACTTGGCCGAGACATTTCCGGTGAACCGATCGTGGCGGATTTGACGAAAATGCCCCATCTTCTGGTGGCAGGAGCGACAGGCAGCGGAAAATCGGTCTGCATCAACGGCCTGATCATGAGTATCCTGTTCAAGGCGAGGCCGGACGAAGTGAAGCTCATGATGGTGGACCCGAAGATGGTGGAGCTGAACGTTTACAATGGAATCCCGCACTTGCTGGCGCCGGTGGTAACTGATCCGCGGCGCGCTTCCGTCGCCTTGAAAAAGGTCGTGGCGGAAATGGAGCGCAGGTACAATCTGTTCGCGAAGACAGGAAGCCGCAATATTGAGATGTACAACGCCCAGGTCGAAGGACCGCCTTTGCCTTACATCGTCGTCATCGTGGATGAGCTGGCTGATTTGATGATGGTGGCGCCGGGCGAGGTCGAGGATGCGATTTGCCGTCTCGCGCAGATGGCCCGGGCATCCGGGATCCATTTGATCATCGCGACGCAGCGCCCTTCTGTCGATGTCATCACCGGCGTGATCAAAGCAAACATTCCTTCCCGCATCGCATTCGGCGTTTCTTCCATGGCGGATTCTCGCACGATTCTGGACATGGGGGGCGCGGAAAAGCTGCTGGGGAGAGGGGACATGCTGTCGCTGCCGATGGGCGCATCCAAGCCGATCCGTGTCCAGGGGGCTTTCGTCTCCGACAAGGAAGTGGAAGAAGTGGTCCGCTTCGTGAAAGAACAGCAGGAAGCCCGCTACAACGAAGAGATGATTCCGGGTGACGTGCAGGACGAACAGCAACCGGTCGTCGATGACGAGCTGTATGAACAGGCTGTCCAGATCGTCTCCGAGGCCCAGACCGCGTCCGCTTCCCTCTTGCAGCGTCGCTTGCGGGTAGGGTACACGAGGGCAGCGAGACTGATCGACATGATGGAGGCTCAGGGAGTCGTGGGCCCGTATGAAGGAAGCAAACCGCGAGAAGTGCGAATTCCCAGACCTTCCATTGAAAGCAATATTTCTTGA
- a CDS encoding YlzJ-like family protein, with the protein MILYSVMPADTVFANMDAVVKQELKEVSLGHATMLLEQTGAFEGRIVRLISPDPQDYLNPHYAPGQIVRFGPE; encoded by the coding sequence ATGATCCTGTATTCGGTCATGCCGGCAGACACCGTGTTCGCCAATATGGATGCGGTGGTAAAACAAGAGCTGAAGGAAGTGAGTCTCGGGCATGCCACCATGCTCCTGGAGCAGACAGGAGCATTTGAAGGACGGATCGTCCGGCTTATCAGTCCAGACCCCCAAGACTACTTGAATCCTCATTATGCTCCCGGCCAAATCGTACGCTTTGGGCCAGAGTGA
- a CDS encoding ClpP family protease, which produces MSKQQFTDYLNRPPFAGITTNKQHSPQQTPVQEQEPNVAPPGEAPGPEDPKKKLLDSITQLGQTNVPQLESNIYCMSIIGQVEGHIQLPPQNKTTKYEHLIPQLVAAEQNNKIEGVLVILNTVGGDVEAGLAIAEMVSSLSKPVVTLVLGGGHSIGVPIAVAGTYSFIAETATMTIHPIRLTGLVISVPQTFEYLDKMQDRVVSFIARHSKISEQQFRELMTRTGELTRDIGTNVIGADAVKYGLIDEVGGLGKALRKLNELIEKARASKEEVLQ; this is translated from the coding sequence ATGTCGAAGCAACAATTCACCGATTATTTGAATCGGCCACCTTTTGCAGGTATCACCACGAACAAGCAACATTCTCCGCAGCAAACACCGGTTCAAGAGCAAGAACCGAATGTAGCCCCGCCGGGAGAAGCGCCCGGGCCTGAAGATCCGAAGAAAAAACTGCTGGATTCCATCACGCAGCTAGGACAGACCAACGTTCCGCAGCTGGAAAGCAATATTTATTGTATGAGCATCATCGGGCAGGTAGAAGGCCATATCCAATTGCCGCCGCAAAACAAGACGACCAAGTACGAGCATCTCATCCCGCAGCTGGTCGCGGCCGAGCAGAATAACAAAATCGAAGGCGTACTCGTGATTCTGAATACGGTGGGCGGAGATGTCGAAGCGGGCTTGGCGATCGCGGAGATGGTTTCTTCTCTCTCCAAGCCGGTCGTCACCTTGGTACTGGGCGGAGGGCACAGCATCGGCGTCCCGATCGCGGTTGCGGGAACCTACTCCTTCATCGCGGAAACCGCTACGATGACCATTCATCCGATCCGCTTGACGGGTCTGGTCATCAGTGTGCCGCAAACGTTCGAGTATCTGGACAAGATGCAGGATCGTGTCGTCAGCTTTATCGCCCGCCATTCCAAAATATCCGAGCAGCAATTCCGCGAATTGATGACGCGGACCGGAGAGCTGACGCGGGACATCGGTACAAACGTCATCGGGGCGGATGCCGTCAAGTACGGCTTGATCGACGAGGTCGGCGGGCTGGGCAAGGCATTGAGAAAACTGAACGAGCTGATCGAAAAAGCCCGCGCAAGCAAAGAAGAGGTGCTGCAATGA